TTCTGGTATCACCGGAAATTTTTATCAGGCAAAAACCGTCTTCTTTAGTAATATGGTACTTCAATTCGCTATAAACCCTTCTTGTATGCTTCTTTTTTAATTAGATTGATTTATATTGGACTTTTATTATGATTTTATTACGGGCAAGTTAGAATTTAGTTAAATTGATTGGCCTGCAAGATCTTTTAAGAAGGTATCAAATATCAGTCCGTAAATTACTCTTAATAAACAGAGGAGTTAACTTGTTGACAAAATATCGTATAAAAAATATTATCTGAAAAAAATTACCAAACTTGTGTTGAGGGCAAATTGTTTTATTGTGAGTGTTACTTGCCATGATAGATTTTGATGGAAAACAACCCGGAACGGGGGCAAAGAAAAAAAATAATTTGGATGCGTTTGAAGAATTTGATGCATCGCAATTATATTGTCCGAAATGCAAGCAGGCTGTTTCCGTGCGTAAGCGCCTGCTTGTTGTGCTTTCCGAAGGAGATAAATATGAATATCTGTGTGTGTTTTGTGCAGAGACGCTTGGAACAAAAATAAACAGAAACACTAAACCTGTTACAATAATTGATTAAACTTTAATAAACATCGAAATTTTACAAGATAAAAAGTGAGGGGATTAATATGCTCGACTTTATGCGGAAAAATGCCGGCTCCTGGATGATAAAAGCCATTTTGGGAATTATTGTTATAGTGTTTGTGTTCTGGGGAGTTGGAAGCTTTAGCTCAAAACGTACAAACAGAGTGGCGAAGGTAAATGGAGAGGTTATTGATATCCGGGAATATCAGGAAGCATATAATAAACTTGTTGAGCAGGTACGGGCTAAATTGGGAAGTAATTTTAATGAAGATATAATGAAGGCCCTTAATATCAAGAAAAGAGCTTTAGACAATATAATTTTTAAAAGACTTCTTATCCAGGAAGCAAAAAAGCTGAAATTCAGTGTTTCGGATAGTGAGCTTAGGCAGGTTATCGTCAGTATTAGAGATTTCCAAAAAGGGGGGGCTTTTAATAAAAATGTATATGAAAAAGTATTAAGCCTCAATCATATGGTTCCCGATGAATTTGAAGCTTCGGTTAGAGAATCTATTATTATAGAAAGATTAATGTCTTTTATAACCGGTAGTGTTAAAGTTACAGAAAATGAAGCTCTAAAGTGGTTTAACTGGAAAGGCGCTTTAGTTAATGTTGATTATGTTTTTTTTGATCAGGATAAATATAAGGATATTAATCCTTCGACAGAAGAGTTAAATAATTTCTTTGATAAAAATAAGGAATCTTATAAAACCGAAAAAAAAGTAAAAGTTGCTTATACTTTGTTTGGCCCTGATGCTTATTTTGACCAGGTAAAAGTTGGAGATGATGAGATAAAAGAGTATTATGAAAGTAATATTGAAGAATTTATGAAACCCAAAACAGTTGATGCAAGCCACATCCTTTGCAAGGTTGATGAGGGAGCAAGCCCGGAGCAGATTGAACTTGCAAAACAAAAAGCAGATAAGGTTTCAAAAATGATAGAGGAAGGGCAACCTTTTCCGAAACTTGCAAAAAAATATTCGGATTGTCCAAGCAAGGCAAACGGAGGCCATCTGGGAGCTTTTGAAAAAAAAGCTATGGTTGAACCTTTTGCCAGCAAGGCTTTTTCTATGAAGGAAGGCGAAATAAGTGAGCCGATCTTAACACGATTCGGATGGCATATCATAAAAGTTGAAAAAATAATTCAAGAAAAAACGCTCTCTCTGAAAGAAGAGGAGCATAAAATCAGAACAATACTGATCAATGAAAAAGCAAAAAAACTTGCTTATGATGAAGCTGAACAATTATGCAGTATGGCAATAGACATAAAAAGTTTATCAAAGGCATCTGAAAAATTAGGTATTAAAATTAAAACAACCGATTTCTTTTCTAAAGATGATGCTTCCGATGCAAAAGATGCCGATAAGCAGGCTTTAGTGGAATCAGGAGTCTTTGTTATGCCGGACAAGGAAATAAGTGATGTTAAAGAAATCGAAGATAGATATTGTGTTGCTCAGGTTATGGAAACAATGCTGCCTAAAATACCTGATCTCGATGATGTAAAAGATGCAGTAAAAGTTGATCTCATAAAAGAGATAAAGAGGGAAAAGGCAAAAAAAGACGCCGAAGATCTGCTTGCTGCTCTTAAAAAGGATGATGATTTAATAAAGGAAAGCAAAAAATACAGACTTACACCTTCTCAAACAGGGTTTTTCGGGCGCAACGGAACCATAGGAAGTATCGGATATGAGCCGCAACTATCAGAGACTGCTTTTAAACTTTCAGGCAACAAACAATATACCGAAAGCCCTGTAAAGGGTAATAACGGCTTTTATGTAATACGTTTTAAAGAAAGAAAGTATCCTTTGGAGCAAGACTTTGCTAAAGAAAAGGAAAAAATTGAAAAAGCTTTGCTTGAGCAGAAAAAAGAGACTACTTTTAGTTCATGGCTTTCCGAGGTTAAAAGTAATAGTGAAATAATAATTGAAAAAGAATTTCAGGAATAACAGATTTATATAATTTATGGTGAGCAATAATGAGCACTGACAAAGAAGATACTTATGGGCATCTATCAAAAAAGTGTCCTGAATGCCTGACTTATATCCCACTTGATGTGGTAATATGTCCTGCATGTAAAGAACGGGTTGGGAAAGTTACCATGACCGGAATGGCCGGGAGACCTACTAACTGGTATTCTTATGTGATGCTCATTATTGCAGTTGCCGCCTTCACTTTGTATATCTGGTGGGCTTTTATCAGAGATTAAACAGAGGATACCGATAGCAATTGTCATAACCAAACAACTACAACTTGAATCGGAATATTATTTTGGCTATCGCTATATGCCTTTATGAAAAACAGTTTTGGTATTGTTTATTTTAGAAATCATAATCGTAGGTATTGAGCGAATATTTGCCAAGAACATTGCTGTTTATTAAATCAAGAAATCGGGAAGGGCGATTAAGAACCATTCCGGAGCTTCTGTCGTAAACTCTTCTGGGATAAGTAAAGTAAAGACTTTTTTTCGCACGGGTAGCCGCAACATACATGAGCCTCAGTTCTTCTTCAAGCTCTTCCGGGTTATTGATTGAATGCATCGAAGGAAACCTTCCGTCAAGCGCCCATATTATAAATACAGTGTGCCATTCAAGGCCTTTGGCAGAATGAATGGTTGAAAGGACAAGAAGGTTATCCTTGGTTGAATTTTCGGACAAGGAATTATCAACAGCAGTGTTTGGCGGCTCAAGCGCCATATCCGTGAGAAATTCCACCAGGCTGTTATATCTTTCCATTATCAGGATAAGCTGTTCAACGTCCTTTTCTCTTTTCGGGTAGTCATCAAATCGCTGTTTTAAAACAGGCAGGTAATATTCGGCTATTTCTTTTCCCATTTCATAAACAGACATATTGTCCGGATCAATTTTACCGAAAAGTTCTTTTAAACGTTTAAAATTTTCCGAAACACCTTTTTGTAGCTTGGCAGTCAAAAGACCCATATGCCCTGAATTTTCCGCCTGTATTGCATCAAATATGTTTTTTGCCGTTTTAGGGCCTATTTTATCTATAAGAAGAAGCAGCCTTTGCCAGCTTACCCTGTCTTTAGGGTTTGCAATAACTTTCATGTGAGCCAGAATGTCTTTTATATGAGCGGATTCAACAAATTTAAATCCCCCCACTTTTTTAAATGAGATGCCATTTCTTGCAAGCTCGATTTCAAGATCAAAGGAATAATAACCGGCTCTGAAAAGAACGGCGATTTCGTCTAAGGGAACATTGTCTTTTATAAGCTCTTTTATCTTTTCAACAACATATATTGACTGGCCGTTTTCGGTTGAACTTCTGATAAGAAGTGGCTTTGCACCACCTTTTTTTTTTGTGAAAAGATTTTTGGAATATTTTTCAGATGCTCTGTCAATAATGATATTAGTTAAATCAAGGATAGGTTGATCGCTTCGGTAGTTTTCTTCAAGAGCAATAACACGGGTGCCAGGAAATAATTTGGGGAATTCCAAAATGTTTTTAAAATTAGCGCCTCTGAAAGCATATATGCTCTGGGAATCATCCCCGACAACCATTATGTTTTTATTGCTACCGGTAAGAAGGCATACTATGTCTGCCTGTATCTTGTTTGTATCCTGGTATTCATCAACCATTATATGTTCATAAGAGGAAGAAATCTTGTCTTTCAAATCGGGATTTTCCTCCATAAGTCTTTTGAAATATATCAGCAGGTCATCATAATCCAGATATGAATGCAGACGTTTTCGACTGATATATTCGTTGTAGATCTTTGTGATCATCTGTGTATCATCTGTAAAATGGATATAATCATTTAGTACAATATCCTCGATAGTCAAAACCTTGTTTACGGCTTTGCCGAAAATATTTGCAAGGGTCTGTTTTCTGGGAAAGGAAGAATGTTTGGAAGTATTCAGTAATTCCTTCCTGACTAGGCCGATAAGTGTTTCAGAGTCATCCCGATCTAAAATATTAAACCCTGAATCGAATCCTATGTAACGAGAGTATTTGCGGAGATTATAATTGGCAAATGAATGGAAAGTACCACCTGAGACATTTTCGCAGCGGTTATCAAGAAGATTTGTTGCTCTTTTCAACATTTCCTGTGCAGCTCTGCGGGTAAAAGTAAGAAGTAAAATAGTATCTGGCTCTGTTCCTTCTTCAACTAGACGTGCGACCCGGTATGTAAGTGTTCTGGTTTTACCGCTTCCGGCTCCGGCAATTACAAGAAGAGGTCCTTTTGTATGGTTTACCGCATCATACTGTGAAGGATTAAGCTCATTTTTATAATTAATACAATAGTTTTGCTGCATAATATTATTCTCTATCCTTATTATTTTATCTTATTAAATATGTCTTAAAGCCAGATAATATAGTAGTACAAAAGAACTATAATCAGGAAATGATCAATCTTCTGAATGTAAATTTCTTTCACAAGAAATCTTCTTTGTCAATATTTGTCCTTATCCTACAGAATTTGTTGACTTTATTTGTTGACTTTTATAAAAAAATATTGTAGTAAAGAAAAGAAAGGATTTAAAAGGACGCTTAAAATGCCGTGGCTGTAAGCAATGCCTTCAAAACAAACAAAGGAGAACAAAATTATGAAAACAGTAAAAAAAGCAAAACCGGTAAAAAAACCAGCCGTTAAAAAAGCAGCAGCAAAAAAACCAGCCGTTAAAAAAGCAGCAGCAAAAAAACCAGCCGTTAAAAAAGCAGTAGCAAAAAAACCAGCCGTTAAAAAAGCAGTAGCAAAAAAACCAGCCGTAAAGAAAACAGCAGTTAAAACAGTAAAAGCAATAGTTGCAAAAAAACCTTCCAACCCTCAGGTAACCATTCTTGGTTCCGTACTTACAACTGTCAAGAGGAGCAAAAACGGAATAGCTATTGCAAAAATTAAGGAAAAAACAGGTCTGGAGCAAAGACAACTTAGCAATGCTCTTTATAAGCTTTTAAAGAATGGCAAAGTAGCACTGAAAGAACGCGGCGTATATATTGCAGCAAGTTAAACCGTATGGTATTTTCTCTTCCGCTTTTTTTTGTCGGGGGAGCTATTCTTACGTTTTTTAAAAGATAAAAGAGCAGAATGATATATCCTTTATTAATTTTTTGTTTTAACGAATTTGCTTTATATTTTTTGTGCGTAGGAACGGAAGAGAGTTTTGCGCTTTATATATAGAGCATTCAATGTTTGTTTTTTTGCCTTAAATAAGTTTTGAAGGACTTATAAGAATCGTAATTTACAGGCTTCGTTAAAAAAATATTTGCATAGCGTGGGAATGAAGTACAAACTTGGCAGATGGACTTTTTTGCGAAGCCGTAAAGTTTAATTCGCTAAAAGTAAAAGCATGACTTTTAAGCAGGGAAATATTTTGCTTGCATTTCCCGCAAATAAGCGGGAGTTGTTATGCTTGCTTTTGAATTTCAAGTGGGTTCTTCCTTTGGTCTGTTGCCGTTTTTTTTCGGCCCTCTCTTTTTTACACTGTACCTTTATTTCTAAAATCCATATTTCACTTCATATTGATTCCTTTTGAAACTGGCTCTATTGTTTAAAATTGCCGGTAAAGCTGCTGGAAAATAATTGCATGTTTATCTTGTTATAGTGGCAACATTATGATAGGTATAACAAATTATTACTATTATATTGTTGTGTTATGGAGAATGAAGAGTTAATCCAAAAATATATAAACCATATTACACCAAGATTAAATAATCAAAATCGGGATTAGTGCTTTTGAAATACATTCCAAAATTAGATGCCATGAGTTATAAGTTTGACTTTGAAATCGGTCACCTTGTTAAAAGCCCATGCAGAGAATGCCAGGAGATAGTAAATTTTCCTGAATGCGCCGAAACATGCATTGTTTTAGGCAGACTTCAGTCTATTTTATCCGAAGGTATATCCTGCACTAGAAGAATCTAACGCCAGCTTGTTTTTGTCCATGATTGTTAAATAATCAGGTTTTACAATGAATAAACCGGAGCAGAACAAATCCAGAAGCTACAATATATCAGAAGATAAGAAAGGCTTATTTACCGTTCATTTTAATGGAAGAATGGATGCGCAAACATCTCCCGCTATAATCAGGCAACTCCTTGTCGAAATAGATTCATTCCCTTTTATAAACGTTACAGCCGATCTTGATCATGTATCATATTTTGATGATTTTGGCCTGTTGGTTCTTATAGAGTTAAAAAAAACCGTAAAAAAGAAAAAAGGCACTTTTGCTATCACTGATAACAG
This genomic interval from Pseudomonadota bacterium contains the following:
- a CDS encoding cytoplasmic protein codes for the protein MIDFDGKQPGTGAKKKNNLDAFEEFDASQLYCPKCKQAVSVRKRLLVVLSEGDKYEYLCVFCAETLGTKINRNTKPVTIID
- a CDS encoding SurA N-terminal domain-containing protein, producing MLDFMRKNAGSWMIKAILGIIVIVFVFWGVGSFSSKRTNRVAKVNGEVIDIREYQEAYNKLVEQVRAKLGSNFNEDIMKALNIKKRALDNIIFKRLLIQEAKKLKFSVSDSELRQVIVSIRDFQKGGAFNKNVYEKVLSLNHMVPDEFEASVRESIIIERLMSFITGSVKVTENEALKWFNWKGALVNVDYVFFDQDKYKDINPSTEELNNFFDKNKESYKTEKKVKVAYTLFGPDAYFDQVKVGDDEIKEYYESNIEEFMKPKTVDASHILCKVDEGASPEQIELAKQKADKVSKMIEEGQPFPKLAKKYSDCPSKANGGHLGAFEKKAMVEPFASKAFSMKEGEISEPILTRFGWHIIKVEKIIQEKTLSLKEEEHKIRTILINEKAKKLAYDEAEQLCSMAIDIKSLSKASEKLGIKIKTTDFFSKDDASDAKDADKQALVESGVFVMPDKEISDVKEIEDRYCVAQVMETMLPKIPDLDDVKDAVKVDLIKEIKREKAKKDAEDLLAALKKDDDLIKESKKYRLTPSQTGFFGRNGTIGSIGYEPQLSETAFKLSGNKQYTESPVKGNNGFYVIRFKERKYPLEQDFAKEKEKIEKALLEQKKETTFSSWLSEVKSNSEIIIEKEFQE
- a CDS encoding zinc ribbon domain-containing protein, giving the protein MSTDKEDTYGHLSKKCPECLTYIPLDVVICPACKERVGKVTMTGMAGRPTNWYSYVMLIIAVAAFTLYIWWAFIRD
- a CDS encoding ATP-dependent helicase; translated protein: MQQNYCINYKNELNPSQYDAVNHTKGPLLVIAGAGSGKTRTLTYRVARLVEEGTEPDTILLLTFTRRAAQEMLKRATNLLDNRCENVSGGTFHSFANYNLRKYSRYIGFDSGFNILDRDDSETLIGLVRKELLNTSKHSSFPRKQTLANIFGKAVNKVLTIEDIVLNDYIHFTDDTQMITKIYNEYISRKRLHSYLDYDDLLIYFKRLMEENPDLKDKISSSYEHIMVDEYQDTNKIQADIVCLLTGSNKNIMVVGDDSQSIYAFRGANFKNILEFPKLFPGTRVIALEENYRSDQPILDLTNIIIDRASEKYSKNLFTKKKGGAKPLLIRSSTENGQSIYVVEKIKELIKDNVPLDEIAVLFRAGYYSFDLEIELARNGISFKKVGGFKFVESAHIKDILAHMKVIANPKDRVSWQRLLLLIDKIGPKTAKNIFDAIQAENSGHMGLLTAKLQKGVSENFKRLKELFGKIDPDNMSVYEMGKEIAEYYLPVLKQRFDDYPKREKDVEQLILIMERYNSLVEFLTDMALEPPNTAVDNSLSENSTKDNLLVLSTIHSAKGLEWHTVFIIWALDGRFPSMHSINNPEELEEELRLMYVAATRAKKSLYFTYPRRVYDRSSGMVLNRPSRFLDLINSNVLGKYSLNTYDYDF